TCCGTGCTACCGTCGACACCAATGAACCGGGCACGAAGTCATCCGCGCCAGCTGACGTTGTCATCAACTCCCAGGTGATGACCCATGCGTACGTGCTTATTGCGAACAGAAGGTAGCGCGAAAAGCAGGAAGACACGCTGCTGGGAGAGAATTGTGGCAAATTGAGGCAGCCTCCTTGGGATGTATAAGTCTCTGAGCGCCAAATCATAAACAAATAGCATAGACATAAGAATGGTTGTGGCAAGAAATGCTCCAACAACTGTATTTCGTACAATTGAGCAGTGGCTATAGGGGTGTCGGGTCAATGGCAGCGATGAATTGGAGACCTAAATTTAAACATTTTGAGtatgcttttttctccgttgagcGGGCACTAAGTGCCTGCTAACCTGAGTAGGTGTTGCTATTTTCTCCTTCGCACTGTTAAAGCTACAGAATGGTGAAGCTGGGATCGTAACTTTCATATATTGAAGAGGCAAGTAATTTAACAGATCAATAAATCAAGTCATCCATCAACAACTACGAATGAAGGTGTTAGTGGTGAATGAAAAACAGATTTAAAACACTTTTGAAAAAAACATTGAAATGTATTTTGCTATGCTTATTGTTTTCCTTATCGCGTTCACTCTTGTTCACATGATTAGAAAATTGATCGCTCTTCTGGTGGATGGGCTCAGAACGTTGGCTTTCAAACCATTTTTCAAGAGCTCCACTGGGCCCGAGTGCCTACTTAGTCCGGATATTTCATTCCATTTTCCATGTTTCTAAAAACATAAAGACGACGAGTTTCACATTGTACCTGTTTCTGACTACTTAAAACATCTCTTCCAGGCCTCCGATGTAGCACCACCTGCAGCGACCATAACTAACAGACCAGCCGCATTCGTCACCGCCCCAGCGCCACGTCCGAGGTTTGTGTCGCAGAGCTTCCCGCAGGCTCCGCGGTTTGTGGCACCCGTCACCATTGCCCGGTCAGCTCCCCTGCAATTCAGACCGCCAAGAACCGCTGCTAGATTCGCTGCTCCAGGGGCAGCATCCGCCTCTTTTAGGCCCGGTGGCGCGAGCTCGGCGTCTTTTACGCTTGGTAACAACCCGCCACTCAGCTACACACTTCGTAGAAGCCGATAATCACTCATTTTATACGCCTGCAGGATCAGTATACAATGCAACCACATCATACTGCGCTGTGAACTTTGATCATTGTGTGCTTCCAAAGGGTGACGCTACGCTTGTTGCACCATGCGCATGCATGGAGGCTGTACGGTCGCATTTCTTGTATCTTTTTGCGCCTGCTCTCTACTGCGATTGAAT
This Dermacentor albipictus isolate Rhodes 1998 colony chromosome 1, USDA_Dalb.pri_finalv2, whole genome shotgun sequence DNA region includes the following protein-coding sequences:
- the LOC135903557 gene encoding cuticle protein 16.8-like; protein product: MPVKVIALLLVGLVCGQRIEDPIGPPRPYTFSYDITNDFGTRLSQTESGDENNVKTGTYSYSEATGIFRNVNYIADKDGFRATVDTNEPGTKSSAPADVVINSQASDVAPPAATITNRPAAFVTAPAPRPRFVSQSFPQAPRFVAPVTIARSAPLQFRPPRTAARFAAPGAASASFRPGGASSASFTLGNNPPLSYTLRRSR